The Epinephelus lanceolatus isolate andai-2023 chromosome 8, ASM4190304v1, whole genome shotgun sequence genome includes a window with the following:
- the plagl2 gene encoding zinc finger protein PLAGL2 — translation MAAAAADASQRITALTPEEEGRRTAAKLFGSAAPLPRTERERERERGKEREREREEGEEVGKASGNECLVCGALFASQEKLRLHALSHTGEKPFHCSQPHCPKAFSSKYKLFRHMATHSPQKTHQCSYCEKMFHRKDHLKNHLQTHDPNKEAFKCEECGKHYNTKLGYKRHVAMHSATAGDLTCKVCMQSYESTPVLLEHLKSHSGKSSGGAKEKKHPCDHCDRRFYTRKDVRRHMVVHTGRKDFLCQYCAQRFGRKDHLTRHVKKSHSQELLKIKTEPPDMLGLLASGSPPCSVKEELSPMMCGMGPNKDPMMGKPFPSGAPFPMGMYNPHHLQAMSNSGVGHPHPSLMPSPLSAAMGMGCHMESPGPLHPHSHHHHHHHHHHHHHHSPPLPPHHQPPAPQQQHQPQPAPKYQLGSTSYLLDKPLKVEMESFLMDLQSGSPGPVPSAEPHAAASPPKDGLEPTSGLVDELCGDHLLSKSPAVIAESLCAANMDFSHLLGFLPLNLPPYSAPMSTGGLVMGYTSSATPSSSSSSSSSSLHAAEPHAAAVAAAAAAVATAPLTSLQPQPQEQQSSSGGLGLGPLHPLPPVFSSSLSTTTLPRFHQAFQ, via the exons ATGGCAGCTGCTGCCGCCGATGCCTCACAACGTATTACCGCACTGACGCCGGAGGAAGAGGGACGACGGACTGCCGCCAAGCTGTTTGGGAGCGCAGCCCCGCTGCCacggacagagagagagagagagcgagagagggggaaagagagagagagggagagggaagaaggagaagaggtaGGGAAAGCGAGTGGGAACGAGTGTTTGGTGTGCGGGGCCCTGTTTGCCTCACAGGAGAAGCTCCGGCTCCACGCCTTgagtcacacaggagagaaaccctTCCACTGCTCACAGCCACACTGTCCTAAGGCCTTCAGCTCCAAATACAAGCTCTTCAG GCATATGGCCACACACTCTCCACAGAAGACCCATCAGTGCTCGTATTGTGAGAAAATGTTCCACCGCAAAGACCACCTAAAGAACCACCTGCAGACCCATGACCCCAACAAGGAGGCCTTCAAGTGTGAGGAGTGTGGGAAGCACTACAACACAAAGCTGGGATATAAGCGCCATGTGGCCATGCACTCTGCCACAGCAGGAGATCTCACCTGTAAAGTGTGCATGCAGAGCTACGAGAGCACTCCCGTGCTCTTGGAGCACCTCAAGAGCCACTCTGGGAAGTCTTCTGGTGGCGCCAAGGAGAAAAAACACCCGTGCGACCACTGTGACCGTCGTTTCTACACGCGGAAGGATGTGAGACGGCACATGGTGGTCCACACGGGTCGAAAGGACTTCCTGTGCCAGTATTGTGCCCAGCGCTTCGGCAGGAAGGACCATCTGACACGCCACGTGAAGAAGAGCCACTCGCAGGAGCTACTGAAGATCAAGACGGAGCCTCCTGATATGTTAGGTCTTTTAGCATCTGGGTCACCACCTTGCTCTGTGAAGGAGGAGCTCAGCCCCATGATGTGCGGCATGGGTCCCAATAAAGACCCCATGATGGGCAAACCGTTCCCAAGTGGGGCCCCTTTTCCGATGGGCATGTACAACCCCCACCATCTCCAGGCCATGTCTAATTCTGGGGTGGGTCACCCACACCCGTCCCTGATGCCCAGTCCCTTGTCTGCAGCTATGGGCATGGGCTGTCACATGGAATCCCCTGGACCTCTTCACCCACActcccatcaccaccaccatcatcaccaccatcaccaccaccaccattccCCTCCGCTGCCCCCACACCACCAGCCTCCGGCtccccagcagcagcaccagcccCAGCCAGCCCCCAAATACCAGCTGGGATCTACCTCATACCTGCTGGACAAGCCCTTGAAAGTGGAGATGGAGAGCTTCCTCATGGATCTGCAGAGTGGCTCGCCAGGCCCGGTTCCCTCTGCAGAGCCACATGCTGCTGCCTCACCCCCCAAGGACGGACTGGAGCCCACCTCGGGCCTGGTGGATGAGCTTTGTGGGGATCACCTCCTGTCCAAGAGCCCTGCGGTGATCGCTGAGTCTCTGTGTGCTGCTAACATGGACTTCTCCCACCTGCTGGGGTTCCTGCCCCTCAACCTGCCTCCCTACAGTGCCCCTATGAGCACGGGAGGGCTGGTGATGGGTTACACCTCATCCGCGaccccctcctcttcttcttcctcttcttcctcatctcTGCACGCTGCCGAGCCCCATGCTGCAGCAGTCGCCGCGGCAGCAGCTGCCGTCGCTACGGCACCTCTTACCTCTTTGCAACCGCAACCTCAGGAGCAGCAGAGCTCCAGCGGGGGTCTGGGCCTCGGACCCCTGCACCCCCTCCCACCAGTGTTCAGCTCCAGCCTTAGTACCACCACGCTGCCTCGCTTCCACCAGGCCTTCCAGTGA